A window of Ananas comosus cultivar F153 linkage group 4, ASM154086v1, whole genome shotgun sequence contains these coding sequences:
- the LOC109709238 gene encoding protein NRT1/ PTR FAMILY 3.1-like gives MAEDAGREKESKQGGFKTMPFILANEVCDRFATTGFNANMITYLTEQLHLPLVEASNTLTNLGGTASLTPIVGALIADSFAGRFWTITVGSAPPSPFHLLVLYASLLFTAVGSGGIRPCVVAFGADQFDLHAKPASTNQDHTQSPTPRTTGWNFFNLYFFWMGAAVLLALTVVVYVQENVGWGWGFGIPTIAMFVSVVAFVVGYPLYVQMKPGGSPLVRVAQVAAAAFRKRNVLLPEDPSLLYEDKELDADISTTGRLLHTNQFTFLDRAAIVEDGDMLDGRPQLWRVSTVHRVEEVKSIIRMLPIWSVGILLITSASHNYTFTIQQARTMDRHISPHFQIPPATLSIFSVLMMLLSLCFYDRVFVPVARRFTRHPSGINYLQRMGIGLGIALFANVAAALVETKRKAVAADHGLLDSPHAIVPISVFYLVPQYAIHGIADAFTSVGHMEFLYDQAPESMRSTAAALFWLAISAGNYLGTLLVTLVHEYTKKRGDWLQDNINRGKLDYYYWLVTGLQVLNLVFYVACATHYTFKPLEVVVNEEEKGGEENANELQLLPSTKNEGNMV, from the exons ATGGCTGAGGATGCaggaagagagaaggagagtaAGCAGGGTGGCTTCAAGACCATGCCATTCATACTAG CAAACGAAGTGTGTGATCGGTTTGCGACGACGGGGTTCAACGCGAACATGATCACGTACTTGACCGAGCAGCTGCACCTGCCGCTGGTGGAGGCGTCGAACACGCTGACCAACCTGGGCGGCACGGCGAGCCTGACGCCGATCGTGGGCGCGCTCATCGCCGACTCCTTCGCGGGCCGCTTCTGGACCATCACCGTCGGCTCCGCCCCTCCCTCCCCCTTCCACCTCCTCGTCCTCTACGCCTCCCTCCTCTTCACCGCCGTCGGCTCCGGCGGCATCCGCCCCTGCGTCGTCGCTTTCGGCGCCGACCAGTTCGACCTCCATGCAAAACCTGCGTCCACAAATCAAGACCACACTCAATCTCCAACCCC GAGGACTACTGGATGGAACTTCTTCAACCTGTACTTCTTCTGGATGGGGGCGGCGGTGCTGCTGGCGCTGACGGTGGTGGTGTACGTGCAGGAGAACGtcgggtgggggtgggggttcGGGATCCCGACCATCGCCATGTTCGTCTCCGTCGTAGCCTTCGTGGTCGGCTACCCGCTGTACGTCCAGATGAAGCCCGGCGGCAGCCCGCTGGTCCGGGTGGCGCAGGTTGCTGCTGCCGCCTTCAGGAAGAGGAATGTCCTTCTGCCGGAGGATCCCAGTCTTCTCTACGAGGACAAGGAGCTCGACGCCGACATCTCCACCACCGGGAGGCTTCTCCACACAAACCAATTCac GTTCCTGGACCGCGCGGCGATCGTGGAGGACGGCGACATGCTGGACGGGCGGCCGCAGCTGTGGCGGGTGTCGACGGTCCACCGCGTCGAGGAGGTGAAATCGATCATCCGAATGCTCCCTATCTGGTCCGTCGGCATCCTCCTCATCACCTCCGCCTCGCACAACTACACCTTCACCATCCAGCAGGCGCGCACCATGGACCGCCACATCTCCCCGCACTTCCAGATCCCTCCGGCCACCCTCTCCATCTTCTCCGTCCTCATGATGCTCCTCTCCCTCTGCTTCTACGACCGCGTCTTCGTCCCCGTCGCCCGGCGCTTCACCCGCCATCCCTCCG GTATCAACTACCTGCAGCGCATGGGCATCGGCCTCGGCATCGCGCTCTTCGCGAACGTCGCGGCGGCGCTCGTCGAGACCAAGAGGAAAGCTGTGGCCGCCGACCACGGGCTCCTCGACAGCCCGCACGCCATCGTCCCGATCAGCGTCTTCTACCTGGTGCCGCAGTACGCGATCCACGGGATCGCCGACGCGTTCACGTCGGTCGGCCACATGGAGTTCCTCTACGACCAGGCGCCGGAGAGCATGCGGAGCACCGCGGCGGCGCTCTTCTGGCTGGCCATATCGGCGGGGAACTATTTGGGTACGTTGTTGGTGACCCTTGTGCATGAGTACACGAAGAAGAGAGGGGATTGGCTACAAGATAACATCAACAGGGGTAAATTGGACTACTACTATTGGCTTGTAACTGGGTTGCAGGTGCTCAATCTTGTGTTCTATGTTGCGTGCGCAACGCATTACACTTTTAAACCATTGGAAGTGGTGGTGAATGAGGAGGAGAAAGGTGGAGAGGAAAATGCAAATGAGCTGCAGCTACTCCCCTCCACAAAAAATGAGGGGAACATGGTATAA